One window from the genome of Blastocatellia bacterium encodes:
- a CDS encoding efflux RND transporter permease subunit, giving the protein MKLADICIRRPVFTVMMILSLVVVGAFSYMRLGVDRFPKVEFPIVTVTTVLPGASPEEVETQITKRVEEAVNTIEGIDELTSTTTEGVSLVVVRFALERDVDAASQDVRDRVSRILRDFPEGTDPPIIEKLDVDATPIMSLVVSAPRDLREVTEIADKKLKEVLESTSGVGQIRLIGDRQREIHVLFDPDKLAAHNITVAQLRQALARQNVEIPGGRIDQGNRELTVRTLGRIERVEDFNDVIITTRNGVPLKISDVGRVEDLYEEPRTLAKLNGNPAVVLEVRKQSGANTVAVVNALKDRLEQIRPTLPPDVRVDVVRDQSEYINSSFRAIRDHLIEGGFLAALVVFLFMWNWRSTIIAAVAIPTSIISTFALMYAADFTLNAQTMLALALAIGIVIDDAIVVLENIYRHIEEKGASAMQAAREATAEIGLAVMATTFSLVIIFLPVAFMSGIVGRFMKSFGLTSAAAILLSLFVSFTLTPMLCSRFLTNRHSGGGDAPPRPRSKERWFYARLERTYVAMLTWSLRHRWIVAAVALVTILSAIPLLNVVGKDFIPFEDESQFEIVIRAPEGTSLQGMDDLLRRIEDDVRSLRGVTDILTIIGGGSQQRVNQASLYVRLIDLRERDFSQFEVMADARRRLAKYPDVRIAVQNVGAIAGGGFRASALQYTLQGPDLQKLAAYSEHLQKFLKSLPGVVDVDSTLEVGKPELGVSIDRQRASDLGVSVDDIARTLRTVYEGDDRITQPFRDGDELYTVRLRVAPEYRTDPAILGQLYVPSARGGNVRLDNVVKIAERVGPAQIERYNRQRQVTLLANIEAEKTSLGEVLSRLQTEVERMGLEPGYFAVPTGRSRELGRTAENFLLAFALSVIFMYMILAAQFESYIDPITIMVSLPLSIPFALLSLVVSGETLNIFSSVGLLLLFGIVKKNSILQVDHTNALRRAGMSRWDAMIQANKDRLRPILMTTITIIAGMIPMALSHGPGSALRRPVSIVVIGGQGLCLLLTLLVTPVVYSFFDDLRQMELGRRAMQAASFVLRTAREKAAAAMTFIGLFR; this is encoded by the coding sequence ATGAAGCTTGCTGACATCTGCATTCGCCGCCCCGTCTTCACCGTGATGATGATCCTGTCGCTGGTGGTCGTCGGGGCGTTCTCCTACATGCGACTGGGGGTGGATCGGTTCCCCAAGGTGGAGTTCCCCATTGTGACGGTGACGACGGTTCTGCCCGGGGCCTCGCCCGAAGAGGTGGAAACGCAGATCACCAAGCGGGTGGAAGAAGCGGTCAACACCATTGAGGGGATTGACGAACTGACCTCGACCACCACCGAGGGCGTCTCCCTCGTCGTCGTTCGCTTCGCTCTCGAACGCGATGTGGATGCGGCGTCGCAGGATGTACGGGATCGCGTGAGCCGCATCCTCCGCGACTTCCCCGAAGGGACGGATCCGCCGATCATCGAGAAACTCGACGTGGATGCGACGCCGATCATGTCGCTCGTGGTCTCGGCTCCCCGGGATCTGCGCGAGGTCACGGAGATCGCGGACAAGAAGCTGAAAGAGGTGCTCGAATCCACCAGCGGCGTCGGCCAGATTCGACTCATCGGCGACCGTCAGCGGGAAATTCACGTTCTGTTCGATCCTGACAAACTGGCCGCTCACAATATCACCGTGGCTCAATTGAGGCAGGCGCTCGCCCGCCAGAACGTCGAGATTCCCGGCGGTCGAATAGACCAGGGAAACCGCGAGTTGACGGTGCGGACATTGGGACGGATCGAACGGGTGGAGGACTTCAACGATGTGATCATCACCACGCGCAACGGCGTCCCGCTGAAAATCTCCGACGTCGGCCGCGTGGAAGACCTCTACGAGGAACCGCGCACGCTGGCCAAACTCAACGGGAATCCCGCCGTCGTCCTGGAGGTGCGGAAGCAATCGGGAGCCAACACGGTGGCTGTCGTCAATGCCCTCAAAGACCGGCTCGAACAGATCCGACCCACCCTTCCGCCCGATGTCAGGGTTGACGTGGTTCGGGATCAGTCCGAGTACATCAATTCCTCGTTCCGGGCCATTCGGGATCACCTGATCGAGGGGGGATTTCTCGCGGCCCTCGTGGTTTTCCTCTTCATGTGGAACTGGCGCTCGACGATCATCGCGGCGGTGGCCATTCCCACTTCGATTATTTCCACCTTCGCGCTGATGTATGCCGCCGACTTCACGCTGAATGCGCAAACGATGCTGGCGCTGGCGCTGGCCATCGGCATCGTCATTGATGATGCCATTGTCGTGCTGGAGAACATCTACCGCCACATTGAGGAGAAGGGGGCGTCGGCCATGCAGGCGGCCCGCGAGGCGACGGCCGAGATCGGCCTGGCGGTGATGGCGACGACCTTCTCGCTGGTGATCATCTTCCTGCCCGTCGCCTTCATGAGCGGTATCGTCGGTCGCTTCATGAAGAGTTTTGGTCTGACTTCAGCCGCCGCCATTCTCCTCTCGCTCTTTGTCAGTTTCACGCTGACGCCCATGCTCTGTTCGCGCTTTTTGACCAATCGTCACTCCGGTGGAGGAGATGCGCCCCCGCGTCCCCGCTCGAAGGAGCGCTGGTTCTACGCCCGTCTGGAGCGAACCTATGTGGCGATGCTCACCTGGTCGCTCCGCCATCGCTGGATTGTGGCGGCGGTGGCGTTGGTGACGATCCTCTCGGCGATTCCCCTGCTGAACGTTGTGGGCAAGGATTTCATCCCCTTCGAGGACGAGAGCCAGTTTGAGATCGTCATTCGTGCCCCCGAAGGGACATCGCTTCAAGGGATGGACGATCTGCTCCGGCGCATCGAGGACGACGTGCGTTCGCTCCGAGGCGTCACCGATATTCTGACGATCATCGGCGGCGGCTCTCAACAGCGGGTCAATCAAGCCTCGCTCTACGTTCGCCTCATTGATTTGCGCGAGCGCGACTTCTCTCAGTTCGAGGTCATGGCCGATGCCCGGCGACGGCTGGCAAAGTATCCCGACGTGCGAATCGCCGTGCAAAATGTCGGGGCCATTGCCGGCGGAGGATTTCGGGCCTCCGCTCTTCAATACACGTTGCAGGGACCGGACCTGCAAAAGCTCGCGGCCTATTCCGAGCACCTGCAAAAATTCCTCAAGAGCCTGCCGGGTGTCGTTGATGTGGACTCGACGCTGGAGGTCGGCAAGCCGGAACTGGGCGTGAGCATTGACCGGCAGCGGGCATCGGACCTCGGCGTGAGCGTGGACGATATTGCCCGCACCCTGCGCACGGTCTATGAGGGAGATGATCGGATCACCCAACCGTTCCGCGACGGGGACGAGCTTTACACCGTGCGCCTGCGCGTGGCCCCCGAATACCGCACCGATCCGGCGATCCTCGGCCAGCTCTACGTCCCCTCGGCTCGTGGGGGAAACGTGCGTTTGGATAATGTCGTGAAGATTGCCGAGCGCGTCGGGCCGGCGCAGATCGAACGGTATAACCGCCAGCGCCAGGTCACCTTGCTGGCCAACATTGAAGCCGAAAAGACCTCGCTCGGAGAGGTGCTCAGCCGCTTGCAAACGGAAGTCGAGCGCATGGGATTGGAGCCGGGGTACTTTGCCGTCCCCACCGGCCGCAGCCGCGAGCTGGGTCGCACGGCGGAAAATTTCCTGCTCGCCTTTGCCCTCTCGGTCATCTTCATGTACATGATCCTGGCGGCGCAGTTTGAAAGCTACATTGATCCGATCACCATCATGGTGAGCCTGCCGCTGAGCATCCCCTTCGCGCTCCTGTCGCTGGTTGTCTCGGGCGAGACGCTCAACATCTTCTCCTCGGTGGGATTGCTGCTGCTTTTCGGCATCGTGAAGAAGAATTCCATCTTGCAGGTGGATCATACCAATGCGTTGCGCCGGGCGGGAATGTCGCGGTGGGACGCCATGATTCAGGCGAACAAAGACCGACTGCGGCCCATCCTGATGACGACGATCACCATTATCGCCGGGATGATTCCCATGGCCCTCAGTCACGGACCGGGATCGGCCTTGCGTCGTCCCGTCTCCATCGTCGTCATCGGAGGACAGGGATTGTGTTTGCTGCTGACGCTCCTGGTGACGCCGGTGGTTTACTCCTTCTTCGACGATCTGCGCCAGATGGAACTCGGTCGTCGAGCGATGCAGGCAGCCTCGTTCGTCCTTCGCACGGCGCGAGAGAAAGCGGCCGCGGCAATGACTTTCATCGGACTCTTCCGTTGA
- a CDS encoding efflux RND transporter periplasmic adaptor subunit, with translation MKKYAALALLLGLMSVVGCRRNTPPGETEASSRGSNSVIEVDVVPAQERTVEREIEIVGTLLADERVVVASEVEGTLAEIRVDLGSRVRQGDVLAVIDRRDFELRLADAQAALRQVLARLGISENQDRVDPQETTIVRQAKASFDDAALRFQRMRQLRSKGVVSEQEYDQANAAFRIAEARYHAALEEVNTLLAQLEQRRAQVALVRRELEKTIIRSPITGAVVERHVSAGETVRRNDRVVTLVKTNPLRLRADLPERYAAHVYVGRPLTFTIDALPGRTFTGRIARLSPAVSTETRSLTLEAEIENRNDDLRPGYFARARVVVDPQARAVVVPARAVMAYVGIYKVFVVDKDKAVERTVKPGMKLGDWVEIIEGIRPGDPVIASDVGRLYTGVRVRPRSR, from the coding sequence ATGAAGAAGTACGCAGCATTGGCTCTCCTGCTGGGTCTGATGAGCGTCGTGGGGTGTCGCCGGAACACTCCACCGGGCGAGACGGAAGCCAGCAGTCGAGGATCGAACTCCGTCATCGAGGTTGATGTCGTCCCCGCCCAGGAGCGCACGGTTGAACGTGAGATCGAAATCGTGGGAACGCTTCTGGCCGATGAGCGCGTCGTGGTCGCCAGCGAAGTGGAGGGCACGCTGGCGGAGATCCGGGTGGACCTGGGAAGCCGTGTGCGACAGGGCGACGTTCTTGCCGTGATTGATCGGCGAGATTTCGAGTTGCGCCTGGCCGACGCTCAGGCGGCGTTGCGTCAGGTCCTGGCTCGCCTGGGCATATCCGAGAACCAGGATCGTGTGGATCCGCAGGAGACGACCATTGTTCGGCAGGCGAAGGCCTCCTTCGATGATGCCGCGTTGCGTTTCCAGCGCATGCGTCAGTTGCGCAGTAAGGGCGTCGTCTCCGAGCAGGAGTACGATCAAGCCAATGCCGCCTTTCGCATTGCCGAGGCGCGGTATCACGCGGCGCTCGAAGAAGTCAACACGCTGCTGGCCCAACTGGAGCAGCGACGGGCGCAGGTGGCGCTGGTCCGGCGCGAACTGGAGAAAACCATCATCCGTTCGCCCATCACCGGCGCGGTCGTCGAGCGTCATGTCTCCGCGGGAGAGACCGTGAGGAGAAACGATCGCGTGGTGACACTGGTCAAAACCAATCCCCTGCGCCTGCGGGCCGATCTGCCGGAACGATATGCCGCTCACGTCTACGTCGGTCGGCCGCTGACTTTCACCATTGATGCGCTGCCGGGACGAACATTCACCGGCCGCATTGCCCGGCTGAGCCCTGCCGTCAGCACGGAGACGCGCTCGCTCACGCTGGAAGCGGAGATCGAGAATCGAAACGATGACCTTCGACCCGGTTACTTTGCCCGCGCTCGGGTGGTCGTGGATCCTCAAGCCCGAGCCGTCGTCGTGCCCGCCCGCGCCGTCATGGCCTACGTGGGCATCTACAAAGTCTTCGTCGTGGACAAAGACAAGGCCGTCGAACGCACGGTCAAACCCGGCATGAAACTCGGCGACTGGGTGGAGATCATCGAGGGGATCCGTCCGGGCGATCCCGTCATCGCCTCCGATGTCGGTCGCCTGTATACCGGAGTGCGCGTGCGGCCACGATCTCGATGA